The Thermus hydrothermalis nucleotide sequence TCCTTGAGGTCCCGGTAGCCCAGGGAAAGCCCCAGGGAGAGGGCCTCGAGGTAGCTTTCCTCAATGAGCCCGATCTCTATGGCGATAATCTTCTCAAAGGCCTCCACGGCGCTAAAAATCTCAGGGCCCCTAAGGGCGGTGCGCAGGTGCTCCAGGGAAAGCTCCTGCACGATGCCCATGGCGGGGATCATGGCCCGGGGCCCAATCCCCAGCCGGGCGTGCACCAGGCCGATGCGCCGACGCCTTTCCGCATAGGCCCCGTCGTACACCCCCGAGAAGAGGTCGCCATACCAACGGGCGAAGGTGCCGTAAAGCCTTTCCACCCTCCCCGGCACCGCATGGAGGATCTCCGAAAGCTCGGGGTCCCGCCCTAGGTAATCGTAAAAGGCCAGGGCCACCTCGGGGGCGATGGGGGTCATCACCTGGCCCAGGTCAGCGAGGAGCCGGGCATGGGCCTCGGTAAAGCCGGTGCGGCGTTTCAGGAGGTCCAAGAGCGCCCCAGGATGCACGGGACAAATGTACCTCCTTGGGGGCCCCCCTGTCCATAAGGCGAGGCCCCCGGGGTTCCCGGGGGCCCTTGCTTTTCCGGGACGGAAGCCCAGAAGCGCGCTACTCCGTGCTCACCCCTTGCTCCACCTGCTGGCTCACCGGCTCCACCATGCGGAAGTGGGCCGCCGGGTCTTCCAAGAGCTTCTCCAACCGCTTGGCCTTCTCCTCCCGCTTGGCTTCCCGAAGCACGGCGATGTAGGCGGAAAGGAGTTCCCGCACGTCCTCCACGCCCCTAGCGTCCAAGGGCTTCACCGCCACCTTGGCCCCCTTGGCCAAGCGGCGCTTCATGGCCTCCTCGGTAAGGCCCATCTCCGGCCAGTGGCGCAGATAGACCCTTCCCCCCGTCATCCCCGAGCAGATCCAAGGCCCCGGGTCCCCCAGGACCAAGGCCCGACCCCGGGTCATGTACTCAAAGGCGAAGCCCTTGGCCTGCGCCCGAGCGGCCAGGTTGCCGAGATCGTCCCTCAAGGGGCGCTCGGGCTCCCCACCCAGGATCACGTCCGCCCCGGAAAGGCGGATACAGAAGCGGCTATCGGCCACCCCCTCCACGATAAGGAGGCCGCCAATGGCCCCGTAGGCGAAGCTCTTGCCCACGGAACCGTCCACGTAGGCCCCGTAGGGGTTGCGCCCCTTCAGGACGGCCACGGTGCCGCCAAAGGCGCTCTTGGCCACCCCGTCTTGGGCCCCGCCCTCCACCACCACCTTCATCCCATCCACGTTGAAGGCGGCCAGGCCGTTTCCGGCGATGCTCCCGGCGTCAAAGCGGAGCTCCACCTCCGCCTCAAAGCCCTTGCCGTAAAGCCGCCTGCGGGCGATCTCCCCGGCCAAATGGGCGCCCAAGGCCCGGTCCGTGGAGTCCACGGGACCCTCCTGGAACAAAAGCCGCCTGCCCCCTTCCGCATAGGCCCCCATGACCACCTCGGTGATGGTGCGGGTGAGCTGGTTGAGAGGCTTCCTGAGCACGTGGGCCGAGGTGTCCTTGAGCCACTCGGGCTCCTCCACAGGGGCGAAGAAGTAGCTCAGGTCCAGCTCCTCCAGGTGGTCCCGCTGGTAGAGGAGGTCCGAGCGCCCCCGAAGCTCCCTCAGGGAACGGGCCCCCAAGGCGGCCACCATCTCCCTAAGGGCCTCCCCCATGGCCCCGAAGAAGCGGGTGAGTTGCTCCACCGCCCGCTCCAGGTCCTGGGGCACGAAGCGCTTGAGGCCGTGGGCCAGGGCCTCCTCCACCGTCTCTATCTGCGTGGTGATGCCCACGTGGCAGGTGTCCAGCTGGCAGCCGCGGCAGATGGTGCAGCCGATGGCCACCATGGCCATGGTGGCCATGCCCACCCGGTCCGCCCCCAGGAGGACCATCCGGAGCACATCGTAGGCGGTCTTAAGCCCGCCGTCGGCCCAGATCTCCACCTTGTCCCTTAGGCCCGCCCGCACCAAGGCCCGGTGGGCCCGGCGCACCCCGAGCTCCACGGGAAGGCCAGCGTACTTGAGGGCGTGGAGCCTTGCCGCCCCCGTGCCCCCTTCAAAGCCGGAGAGGGTGATGACGTCCGCCCCCGCCTTGGCGATGCCCACGGCGATGGTGCCGATGCCCGGAATAACGGGCACCTTCACGGAAACGAGGGCCTTGGGGTTCACCGTCTTGAGCTCCTCAATGAGCTGGGCCAGGTCCTCAATGGAGTAGAGGTCGTGGTTGTTGGAGGGGCTGATGAGGTCCACCCCGGGCACGGCGTTGCGGGCGGCCGCCACCTTGGGGGAGACCTTCTTGCCGGGCAGGTGGCCCCCTTCCCCGGGCTTGGCCCCCTGGCCGATCTTGATCTCAATGACGCTGGCGGAGTTCAGCATGTAGGCGTGGACGCCAAAGCGGCCCGAGGCCACCTGTTGCCCCCGCCAGTGGGTGTACTTGCCCAGCATGTCCGGGATCTCTCCACCTTCCCCGTTGATGCAAAGCATGTTGAGGCGTTTGGCCGCCTCCACGTACGCGCGGAA carries:
- a CDS encoding protoglobin domain-containing protein, with amino-acid sequence MHPGALLDLLKRRTGFTEAHARLLADLGQVMTPIAPEVALAFYDYLGRDPELSEILHAVPGRVERLYGTFARWYGDLFSGVYDGAYAERRRRIGLVHARLGIGPRAMIPAMGIVQELSLEHLRTALRGPEIFSAVEAFEKIIAIEIGLIEESYLEALSLGLSLGYRDLKEALSQGAAALLS